In the Wyeomyia smithii strain HCP4-BCI-WySm-NY-G18 chromosome 2, ASM2978416v1, whole genome shotgun sequence genome, one interval contains:
- the LOC129725181 gene encoding far upstream element-binding protein 3 isoform X4, whose product MSDYSNQNSQNFSQSSAFAAALQRAKQIAAKIHPGGGQPVKRSLEDDSGPESKKFGAQSDFNNANSPTGMSPAAMQAAAQAAAVAARLSQINNNSNSNSAAGGQDPVQRARDLISKMVNQQGGPNGPMDNGNHGGGGGGGGGGGGGGRGGFGSSNFGNQPFQEIMIPGSKVGLIIGKGGETIKQLQEKSGAKMVIIQDGPGQEMEKPLRISGDAQKVEHAKQLVYDLIQEKDNYNNQRNQSMNGTEQAEVFVPKSAVGVVIGKGGDMIKKIQGESGCKLQFIQGRGDGPGDRRCIVQGARAQVEEGKRMIEELIESVQRRELGGGGRGGGRGGDDRGDRGDRPHRGREGHDNGNGGQYGGGSDYSGPQVTREEYTFTVPVNKCGIIIGRGGDTIKQINQQSGAHTEMDRKASANQTAEKTFTTKGEPHQIEEAKRLIQDKINMEINLVYVGSSTAPAQQFQNNGQNAYGGQSWGGYQQPSWDQPQQVQASAASAAVAQQQQQQQQAAGQADYSQQWIEYYRQMGMHREAEMIEQQVKARQAAAQQGAAPSPAVQTTQANQTVQGQSVVTTSNAGAQQSGGGGGQADYSAEWAEYYRRLGRIEEAEAIEKQIASNKQAIQTPGGAGGQPGGAAGQQFGAAGGAPGGAGANPQQMAAQQAAAGGYGAQQYQQYYAGAAAAGGQPGGYQGYPYGGGYPGQQGGQPGQPQAGQGQDKN is encoded by the exons atgAGTGATTATTCAAACCAGAACTCGCAAAATTTTAGTCAATCGTCAGCATTTGCAGCCGCTTTACAGAGAGCAAAACAA ATTGCCGCTAAAATACACCCGGGTGGTGGCCAACCGGTGAAGAGATCGCTAGAGGACGACTCGGGACCAGAATCAAAAAAGTTTGGAGCACAGTCTGACTTTAACAATGCAAACTCGCCGACTGGCATGAGCCCAGCTGCTATGCAAGCCGCTGCTCAAGCTGCAGCCGTAGCCGCACGTTTATCGCAAATCAACAACAACTCGAACTCAAACTCAGCCGCGGGAGGACAGGATCCGGTCCAAAGAGCACGTGACCTTATCAGCAAGATGGTAAATCAACAGGGAGGCCCTAACGGTCCGATGGACAATGGTAACCACggaggtggtggtggtggtggaggAGGTGGCGGCGGCGGTGGCCGCGGAGGCTTCGGTTCGTCCAACTTTGGCAACCAGCCGTTCCAGGAAATCATGATTCCAGGCTCAAAAGTTGGGCTTATCATTGGAAAGGGAGGAGAAACTATCAAACAACTGCAGGAGAAGTCCGGCGCCAAAATGGTAATCATTCAGGATGGCCCAGGACAGGAAATGGAAAAACCACTGCGTATCTCTGGCGATGCACAAAAGGTAGAGCATGCCAAGCAGTTGGTGTATGACCTGATACAAGAAAAGGATAATTACAATAACCAGCGAAACCAAAGTATGAACGGAACGGAACAAGCTGAAGTATTTGTTCCCAAGTCTGCTGTTGGTGTAGTGATTGGTAAAGGAGGTGACATGATTAAGAAGATTCAGGGTGAATCTGGTTGCAAATTGCAATTTATTCAGGGACGAGGGGATGGACCTGGAGACCGTCGTTGCATTGTGCAAGGCGCAAGAGCACAGGTTGAGGAAGGAAAACGGATGATTGAGGAGCTGATCGAAAGTGTTCAGCGACGGGAACTTGGAGGTGGTGGTAGAGGCGGAGGCCGAGGTGGCGATGATCGCGGAGACCGAGGGGATCGGCCTCATCGTGGTCGTGAGGGTCATGACAATGGAAACGGTGGCCAGTACGGTGGAGGTAGTGATTACAGTGGACCACAGGTGACCCGTGAAGAATATACATTCACCGTTCCCGTTAATAAATGCGGT ATCATAATTGGCCGTGGTGGAGACACTATAAAGCAAATCAACCAACAGTCGGGAGCGCACACTGAAATGGACCGCAAGGCTTCCGCAAACCAAACAGCTGAAAAGACATTTACCACTAAAGGCGAACCTCACCAGATTGAGGAAGCCAAGCGATTGATTCAAGACAAAATAAACATGGAAATCAACTTGGTATACGTTGGTTCGTCCACAGCCCCTGCACAACAATTCCAGAACAACGGTCAAAATGCGTACGGTGGTCAGAGCTGGGGCGGCTATCAGCAGCCGTCTTGGGATCAGCCCCAACAGGTGCAAGCAAGCGCAGCTTCGGCCGCAGTTgctcaacaacagcagcagcaacaacaagcgGCAGGACAAGCAGACTACTCCCAACAATGGATTGAATATTATCG GCAAATGGGAATGCATCGCGAGGCAGAAATGATCGAACAACAAGTGAAAGCACGGCAAGCCGCTGCCCAGCAGGGTGCGGCACCATCTCCCGCGGTCCAGACGACACAAG CTAATCAAACTGTACAAGGTCAATCAGTTGTGACAACGAGCAACGCCGGAGCGCAACAATCGGGTGGAGGTGGAGGCCAGGCGGATTACAGCGCGGAATGGGCCGAATACTACCGAAGGCTCGGTAGAATTGAGGAAGCCGAAGCGATCGAGAAACAAATCGCTAGTAATAAG CAGGCTATACAGACACCTGGAGGTGCAGGAGGACAACCTGGAGGCGCCGCTGGGCAACAGTTTGGTGCAGCCGGAGGAGCTCCAGGCGGTGCCGGAGCTAACCCACAACAGATGGCGGCGCAGCAGGCTGCAGCTGGTGGCTACGGTGCACAACAATACCAGCAATACTACGCTGGGGCAGCTGCTGCCGGTGGACAACCTGGTGGGTATCAAGGCTACCCATACGGAGGCGGATATCCAGGACAACAGGGCGGGCAACCAGGTCAGCCGCAAGCTGGCCAGGGACAGGACAAAAATTAA
- the LOC129725181 gene encoding far upstream element-binding protein 3 isoform X6, whose protein sequence is MSDYSNQNSQNFSQSSAFAAALQRAKQIAAKIHPGGGQPVKRSLEDDSGPESKKFGAQSDFNNANSPTGMSPAAMQAAAQAAAVAARLSQINNNSNSNSAAGGQDPVQRARDLISKMVNQQGGPNGPMDNGNHGGGGGGGGGGGGGGRGGFGSSNFGNQPFQEIMIPGSKVGLIIGKGGETIKQLQEKSGAKMVIIQDGPGQEMEKPLRISGDAQKVEHAKQLVYDLIQEKDNYNNQRNQSMNGTEQAEVFVPKSAVGVVIGKGGDMIKKIQGESGCKLQFIQGRGDGPGDRRCIVQGARAQVEEGKRMIEELIESVQRRELGGGGRGGGRGGDDRGDRGDRPHRGREGHDNGNGGQYGGGSDYSGPQVTREEYTFTVPVNKCGIIIGRGGDTIKQINQQSGAHTEMDRKASANQTAEKTFTTKGEPHQIEEAKRLIQDKINMEINLVYVGSSTAPAQQFQNNGQNAYGGQSWGGYQQPSWDQPQQVQASAASAAVAQQQQQQQQAAGQADYSQQWIEYYRQMGMHREAEMIEQQVKARQAAAQQGAAPSPAVQTTQVVTTSNAGAQQSGGGGGQADYSAEWAEYYRRLGRIEEAEAIEKQIASNKQAIQTPGGAGGQPGGAAGQQFGAAGGAPGGAGANPQQMAAQQAAAGGYGAQQYQQYYAGAAAAGGQPGGYQGYPYGGGYPGQQGGQPGQPQAGQGQDKN, encoded by the exons atgAGTGATTATTCAAACCAGAACTCGCAAAATTTTAGTCAATCGTCAGCATTTGCAGCCGCTTTACAGAGAGCAAAACAA ATTGCCGCTAAAATACACCCGGGTGGTGGCCAACCGGTGAAGAGATCGCTAGAGGACGACTCGGGACCAGAATCAAAAAAGTTTGGAGCACAGTCTGACTTTAACAATGCAAACTCGCCGACTGGCATGAGCCCAGCTGCTATGCAAGCCGCTGCTCAAGCTGCAGCCGTAGCCGCACGTTTATCGCAAATCAACAACAACTCGAACTCAAACTCAGCCGCGGGAGGACAGGATCCGGTCCAAAGAGCACGTGACCTTATCAGCAAGATGGTAAATCAACAGGGAGGCCCTAACGGTCCGATGGACAATGGTAACCACggaggtggtggtggtggtggaggAGGTGGCGGCGGCGGTGGCCGCGGAGGCTTCGGTTCGTCCAACTTTGGCAACCAGCCGTTCCAGGAAATCATGATTCCAGGCTCAAAAGTTGGGCTTATCATTGGAAAGGGAGGAGAAACTATCAAACAACTGCAGGAGAAGTCCGGCGCCAAAATGGTAATCATTCAGGATGGCCCAGGACAGGAAATGGAAAAACCACTGCGTATCTCTGGCGATGCACAAAAGGTAGAGCATGCCAAGCAGTTGGTGTATGACCTGATACAAGAAAAGGATAATTACAATAACCAGCGAAACCAAAGTATGAACGGAACGGAACAAGCTGAAGTATTTGTTCCCAAGTCTGCTGTTGGTGTAGTGATTGGTAAAGGAGGTGACATGATTAAGAAGATTCAGGGTGAATCTGGTTGCAAATTGCAATTTATTCAGGGACGAGGGGATGGACCTGGAGACCGTCGTTGCATTGTGCAAGGCGCAAGAGCACAGGTTGAGGAAGGAAAACGGATGATTGAGGAGCTGATCGAAAGTGTTCAGCGACGGGAACTTGGAGGTGGTGGTAGAGGCGGAGGCCGAGGTGGCGATGATCGCGGAGACCGAGGGGATCGGCCTCATCGTGGTCGTGAGGGTCATGACAATGGAAACGGTGGCCAGTACGGTGGAGGTAGTGATTACAGTGGACCACAGGTGACCCGTGAAGAATATACATTCACCGTTCCCGTTAATAAATGCGGT ATCATAATTGGCCGTGGTGGAGACACTATAAAGCAAATCAACCAACAGTCGGGAGCGCACACTGAAATGGACCGCAAGGCTTCCGCAAACCAAACAGCTGAAAAGACATTTACCACTAAAGGCGAACCTCACCAGATTGAGGAAGCCAAGCGATTGATTCAAGACAAAATAAACATGGAAATCAACTTGGTATACGTTGGTTCGTCCACAGCCCCTGCACAACAATTCCAGAACAACGGTCAAAATGCGTACGGTGGTCAGAGCTGGGGCGGCTATCAGCAGCCGTCTTGGGATCAGCCCCAACAGGTGCAAGCAAGCGCAGCTTCGGCCGCAGTTgctcaacaacagcagcagcaacaacaagcgGCAGGACAAGCAGACTACTCCCAACAATGGATTGAATATTATCG GCAAATGGGAATGCATCGCGAGGCAGAAATGATCGAACAACAAGTGAAAGCACGGCAAGCCGCTGCCCAGCAGGGTGCGGCACCATCTCCCGCGGTCCAGACGACACAAG TTGTGACAACGAGCAACGCCGGAGCGCAACAATCGGGTGGAGGTGGAGGCCAGGCGGATTACAGCGCGGAATGGGCCGAATACTACCGAAGGCTCGGTAGAATTGAGGAAGCCGAAGCGATCGAGAAACAAATCGCTAGTAATAAG CAGGCTATACAGACACCTGGAGGTGCAGGAGGACAACCTGGAGGCGCCGCTGGGCAACAGTTTGGTGCAGCCGGAGGAGCTCCAGGCGGTGCCGGAGCTAACCCACAACAGATGGCGGCGCAGCAGGCTGCAGCTGGTGGCTACGGTGCACAACAATACCAGCAATACTACGCTGGGGCAGCTGCTGCCGGTGGACAACCTGGTGGGTATCAAGGCTACCCATACGGAGGCGGATATCCAGGACAACAGGGCGGGCAACCAGGTCAGCCGCAAGCTGGCCAGGGACAGGACAAAAATTAA
- the LOC129725181 gene encoding far upstream element-binding protein 3 isoform X2, which translates to MSDYSNQNSQNFSQSSAFAAALQRAKQIAAKIHPGGGQPVKRSLEDDSGPESKKFGAQSDFNNANSPTGMSPAAMQAAAQAAAVAARLSQINNNSNSNSAAGGQDPVQRARDLISKMVNQQGGPNGPMDNGNHGGGGGGGGGGGGGGRGGFGSSNFGNQPFQEIMIPGSKVGLIIGKGGETIKQLQEKSGAKMVIIQDGPGQEMEKPLRISGDAQKVEHAKQLVYDLIQEKDNYNNQRNQSMNGTEQAEVFVPKSAVGVVIGKGGDMIKKIQGESGCKLQFIQGRGDGPGDRRCIVQGARAQVEEGKRMIEELIESVQRRELGGGGRGGGRGGDDRGDRGDRPHRGREGHDNGNGGQYGGGSDYSGPQVTREEYTFTVPVNKCGIIIGRGGDTIKQINQQSGAHTEMDRKASANQTAEKTFTTKGEPHQIEEAKRLIQDKINMEINLVYVGSSTAPAQQFQNNGQNAYGGQSWGGYQQPSWDQPQQVQASAASAAVAQQQQQQQQAAGQADYSQQWIEYYREGSTNRSDQSSSSRQMGMHREAEMIEQQVKARQAAAQQGAAPSPAVQTTQGQSVVTTSNAGAQQSGGGGGQADYSAEWAEYYRRLGRIEEAEAIEKQIASNKQAIQTPGGAGGQPGGAAGQQFGAAGGAPGGAGANPQQMAAQQAAAGGYGAQQYQQYYAGAAAAGGQPGGYQGYPYGGGYPGQQGGQPGQPQAGQGQDKN; encoded by the exons atgAGTGATTATTCAAACCAGAACTCGCAAAATTTTAGTCAATCGTCAGCATTTGCAGCCGCTTTACAGAGAGCAAAACAA ATTGCCGCTAAAATACACCCGGGTGGTGGCCAACCGGTGAAGAGATCGCTAGAGGACGACTCGGGACCAGAATCAAAAAAGTTTGGAGCACAGTCTGACTTTAACAATGCAAACTCGCCGACTGGCATGAGCCCAGCTGCTATGCAAGCCGCTGCTCAAGCTGCAGCCGTAGCCGCACGTTTATCGCAAATCAACAACAACTCGAACTCAAACTCAGCCGCGGGAGGACAGGATCCGGTCCAAAGAGCACGTGACCTTATCAGCAAGATGGTAAATCAACAGGGAGGCCCTAACGGTCCGATGGACAATGGTAACCACggaggtggtggtggtggtggaggAGGTGGCGGCGGCGGTGGCCGCGGAGGCTTCGGTTCGTCCAACTTTGGCAACCAGCCGTTCCAGGAAATCATGATTCCAGGCTCAAAAGTTGGGCTTATCATTGGAAAGGGAGGAGAAACTATCAAACAACTGCAGGAGAAGTCCGGCGCCAAAATGGTAATCATTCAGGATGGCCCAGGACAGGAAATGGAAAAACCACTGCGTATCTCTGGCGATGCACAAAAGGTAGAGCATGCCAAGCAGTTGGTGTATGACCTGATACAAGAAAAGGATAATTACAATAACCAGCGAAACCAAAGTATGAACGGAACGGAACAAGCTGAAGTATTTGTTCCCAAGTCTGCTGTTGGTGTAGTGATTGGTAAAGGAGGTGACATGATTAAGAAGATTCAGGGTGAATCTGGTTGCAAATTGCAATTTATTCAGGGACGAGGGGATGGACCTGGAGACCGTCGTTGCATTGTGCAAGGCGCAAGAGCACAGGTTGAGGAAGGAAAACGGATGATTGAGGAGCTGATCGAAAGTGTTCAGCGACGGGAACTTGGAGGTGGTGGTAGAGGCGGAGGCCGAGGTGGCGATGATCGCGGAGACCGAGGGGATCGGCCTCATCGTGGTCGTGAGGGTCATGACAATGGAAACGGTGGCCAGTACGGTGGAGGTAGTGATTACAGTGGACCACAGGTGACCCGTGAAGAATATACATTCACCGTTCCCGTTAATAAATGCGGT ATCATAATTGGCCGTGGTGGAGACACTATAAAGCAAATCAACCAACAGTCGGGAGCGCACACTGAAATGGACCGCAAGGCTTCCGCAAACCAAACAGCTGAAAAGACATTTACCACTAAAGGCGAACCTCACCAGATTGAGGAAGCCAAGCGATTGATTCAAGACAAAATAAACATGGAAATCAACTTGGTATACGTTGGTTCGTCCACAGCCCCTGCACAACAATTCCAGAACAACGGTCAAAATGCGTACGGTGGTCAGAGCTGGGGCGGCTATCAGCAGCCGTCTTGGGATCAGCCCCAACAGGTGCAAGCAAGCGCAGCTTCGGCCGCAGTTgctcaacaacagcagcagcaacaacaagcgGCAGGACAAGCAGACTACTCCCAACAATGGATTGAATATTATCG AGAAGGATCCACTAATCGGTCTGATCAATCCTCTTCCTCCAGGCAAATGGGAATGCATCGCGAGGCAGAAATGATCGAACAACAAGTGAAAGCACGGCAAGCCGCTGCCCAGCAGGGTGCGGCACCATCTCCCGCGGTCCAGACGACACAAG GTCAATCAGTTGTGACAACGAGCAACGCCGGAGCGCAACAATCGGGTGGAGGTGGAGGCCAGGCGGATTACAGCGCGGAATGGGCCGAATACTACCGAAGGCTCGGTAGAATTGAGGAAGCCGAAGCGATCGAGAAACAAATCGCTAGTAATAAG CAGGCTATACAGACACCTGGAGGTGCAGGAGGACAACCTGGAGGCGCCGCTGGGCAACAGTTTGGTGCAGCCGGAGGAGCTCCAGGCGGTGCCGGAGCTAACCCACAACAGATGGCGGCGCAGCAGGCTGCAGCTGGTGGCTACGGTGCACAACAATACCAGCAATACTACGCTGGGGCAGCTGCTGCCGGTGGACAACCTGGTGGGTATCAAGGCTACCCATACGGAGGCGGATATCCAGGACAACAGGGCGGGCAACCAGGTCAGCCGCAAGCTGGCCAGGGACAGGACAAAAATTAA
- the LOC129725181 gene encoding far upstream element-binding protein 3 isoform X3 has protein sequence MSDYSNQNSQNFSQSSAFAAALQRAKQIAAKIHPGGGQPVKRSLEDDSGPESKKFGAQSDFNNANSPTGMSPAAMQAAAQAAAVAARLSQINNNSNSNSAAGGQDPVQRARDLISKMVNQQGGPNGPMDNGNHGGGGGGGGGGGGGGRGGFGSSNFGNQPFQEIMIPGSKVGLIIGKGGETIKQLQEKSGAKMVIIQDGPGQEMEKPLRISGDAQKVEHAKQLVYDLIQEKDNYNNQRNQSMNGTEQAEVFVPKSAVGVVIGKGGDMIKKIQGESGCKLQFIQGRGDGPGDRRCIVQGARAQVEEGKRMIEELIESVQRRELGGGGRGGGRGGDDRGDRGDRPHRGREGHDNGNGGQYGGGSDYSGPQVTREEYTFTVPVNKCGIIIGRGGDTIKQINQQSGAHTEMDRKASANQTAEKTFTTKGEPHQIEEAKRLIQDKINMEINLVYVGSSTAPAQQFQNNGQNAYGGQSWGGYQQPSWDQPQQVQASAASAAVAQQQQQQQQAAGQADYSQQWIEYYREGSTNRSDQSSSSRQMGMHREAEMIEQQVKARQAAAQQGAAPSPAVQTTQVVTTSNAGAQQSGGGGGQADYSAEWAEYYRRLGRIEEAEAIEKQIASNKQAIQTPGGAGGQPGGAAGQQFGAAGGAPGGAGANPQQMAAQQAAAGGYGAQQYQQYYAGAAAAGGQPGGYQGYPYGGGYPGQQGGQPGQPQAGQGQDKN, from the exons atgAGTGATTATTCAAACCAGAACTCGCAAAATTTTAGTCAATCGTCAGCATTTGCAGCCGCTTTACAGAGAGCAAAACAA ATTGCCGCTAAAATACACCCGGGTGGTGGCCAACCGGTGAAGAGATCGCTAGAGGACGACTCGGGACCAGAATCAAAAAAGTTTGGAGCACAGTCTGACTTTAACAATGCAAACTCGCCGACTGGCATGAGCCCAGCTGCTATGCAAGCCGCTGCTCAAGCTGCAGCCGTAGCCGCACGTTTATCGCAAATCAACAACAACTCGAACTCAAACTCAGCCGCGGGAGGACAGGATCCGGTCCAAAGAGCACGTGACCTTATCAGCAAGATGGTAAATCAACAGGGAGGCCCTAACGGTCCGATGGACAATGGTAACCACggaggtggtggtggtggtggaggAGGTGGCGGCGGCGGTGGCCGCGGAGGCTTCGGTTCGTCCAACTTTGGCAACCAGCCGTTCCAGGAAATCATGATTCCAGGCTCAAAAGTTGGGCTTATCATTGGAAAGGGAGGAGAAACTATCAAACAACTGCAGGAGAAGTCCGGCGCCAAAATGGTAATCATTCAGGATGGCCCAGGACAGGAAATGGAAAAACCACTGCGTATCTCTGGCGATGCACAAAAGGTAGAGCATGCCAAGCAGTTGGTGTATGACCTGATACAAGAAAAGGATAATTACAATAACCAGCGAAACCAAAGTATGAACGGAACGGAACAAGCTGAAGTATTTGTTCCCAAGTCTGCTGTTGGTGTAGTGATTGGTAAAGGAGGTGACATGATTAAGAAGATTCAGGGTGAATCTGGTTGCAAATTGCAATTTATTCAGGGACGAGGGGATGGACCTGGAGACCGTCGTTGCATTGTGCAAGGCGCAAGAGCACAGGTTGAGGAAGGAAAACGGATGATTGAGGAGCTGATCGAAAGTGTTCAGCGACGGGAACTTGGAGGTGGTGGTAGAGGCGGAGGCCGAGGTGGCGATGATCGCGGAGACCGAGGGGATCGGCCTCATCGTGGTCGTGAGGGTCATGACAATGGAAACGGTGGCCAGTACGGTGGAGGTAGTGATTACAGTGGACCACAGGTGACCCGTGAAGAATATACATTCACCGTTCCCGTTAATAAATGCGGT ATCATAATTGGCCGTGGTGGAGACACTATAAAGCAAATCAACCAACAGTCGGGAGCGCACACTGAAATGGACCGCAAGGCTTCCGCAAACCAAACAGCTGAAAAGACATTTACCACTAAAGGCGAACCTCACCAGATTGAGGAAGCCAAGCGATTGATTCAAGACAAAATAAACATGGAAATCAACTTGGTATACGTTGGTTCGTCCACAGCCCCTGCACAACAATTCCAGAACAACGGTCAAAATGCGTACGGTGGTCAGAGCTGGGGCGGCTATCAGCAGCCGTCTTGGGATCAGCCCCAACAGGTGCAAGCAAGCGCAGCTTCGGCCGCAGTTgctcaacaacagcagcagcaacaacaagcgGCAGGACAAGCAGACTACTCCCAACAATGGATTGAATATTATCG AGAAGGATCCACTAATCGGTCTGATCAATCCTCTTCCTCCAGGCAAATGGGAATGCATCGCGAGGCAGAAATGATCGAACAACAAGTGAAAGCACGGCAAGCCGCTGCCCAGCAGGGTGCGGCACCATCTCCCGCGGTCCAGACGACACAAG TTGTGACAACGAGCAACGCCGGAGCGCAACAATCGGGTGGAGGTGGAGGCCAGGCGGATTACAGCGCGGAATGGGCCGAATACTACCGAAGGCTCGGTAGAATTGAGGAAGCCGAAGCGATCGAGAAACAAATCGCTAGTAATAAG CAGGCTATACAGACACCTGGAGGTGCAGGAGGACAACCTGGAGGCGCCGCTGGGCAACAGTTTGGTGCAGCCGGAGGAGCTCCAGGCGGTGCCGGAGCTAACCCACAACAGATGGCGGCGCAGCAGGCTGCAGCTGGTGGCTACGGTGCACAACAATACCAGCAATACTACGCTGGGGCAGCTGCTGCCGGTGGACAACCTGGTGGGTATCAAGGCTACCCATACGGAGGCGGATATCCAGGACAACAGGGCGGGCAACCAGGTCAGCCGCAAGCTGGCCAGGGACAGGACAAAAATTAA
- the LOC129725181 gene encoding far upstream element-binding protein 3 isoform X1 produces MSDYSNQNSQNFSQSSAFAAALQRAKQIAAKIHPGGGQPVKRSLEDDSGPESKKFGAQSDFNNANSPTGMSPAAMQAAAQAAAVAARLSQINNNSNSNSAAGGQDPVQRARDLISKMVNQQGGPNGPMDNGNHGGGGGGGGGGGGGGRGGFGSSNFGNQPFQEIMIPGSKVGLIIGKGGETIKQLQEKSGAKMVIIQDGPGQEMEKPLRISGDAQKVEHAKQLVYDLIQEKDNYNNQRNQSMNGTEQAEVFVPKSAVGVVIGKGGDMIKKIQGESGCKLQFIQGRGDGPGDRRCIVQGARAQVEEGKRMIEELIESVQRRELGGGGRGGGRGGDDRGDRGDRPHRGREGHDNGNGGQYGGGSDYSGPQVTREEYTFTVPVNKCGIIIGRGGDTIKQINQQSGAHTEMDRKASANQTAEKTFTTKGEPHQIEEAKRLIQDKINMEINLVYVGSSTAPAQQFQNNGQNAYGGQSWGGYQQPSWDQPQQVQASAASAAVAQQQQQQQQAAGQADYSQQWIEYYREGSTNRSDQSSSSRQMGMHREAEMIEQQVKARQAAAQQGAAPSPAVQTTQANQTVQGQSVVTTSNAGAQQSGGGGGQADYSAEWAEYYRRLGRIEEAEAIEKQIASNKQAIQTPGGAGGQPGGAAGQQFGAAGGAPGGAGANPQQMAAQQAAAGGYGAQQYQQYYAGAAAAGGQPGGYQGYPYGGGYPGQQGGQPGQPQAGQGQDKN; encoded by the exons atgAGTGATTATTCAAACCAGAACTCGCAAAATTTTAGTCAATCGTCAGCATTTGCAGCCGCTTTACAGAGAGCAAAACAA ATTGCCGCTAAAATACACCCGGGTGGTGGCCAACCGGTGAAGAGATCGCTAGAGGACGACTCGGGACCAGAATCAAAAAAGTTTGGAGCACAGTCTGACTTTAACAATGCAAACTCGCCGACTGGCATGAGCCCAGCTGCTATGCAAGCCGCTGCTCAAGCTGCAGCCGTAGCCGCACGTTTATCGCAAATCAACAACAACTCGAACTCAAACTCAGCCGCGGGAGGACAGGATCCGGTCCAAAGAGCACGTGACCTTATCAGCAAGATGGTAAATCAACAGGGAGGCCCTAACGGTCCGATGGACAATGGTAACCACggaggtggtggtggtggtggaggAGGTGGCGGCGGCGGTGGCCGCGGAGGCTTCGGTTCGTCCAACTTTGGCAACCAGCCGTTCCAGGAAATCATGATTCCAGGCTCAAAAGTTGGGCTTATCATTGGAAAGGGAGGAGAAACTATCAAACAACTGCAGGAGAAGTCCGGCGCCAAAATGGTAATCATTCAGGATGGCCCAGGACAGGAAATGGAAAAACCACTGCGTATCTCTGGCGATGCACAAAAGGTAGAGCATGCCAAGCAGTTGGTGTATGACCTGATACAAGAAAAGGATAATTACAATAACCAGCGAAACCAAAGTATGAACGGAACGGAACAAGCTGAAGTATTTGTTCCCAAGTCTGCTGTTGGTGTAGTGATTGGTAAAGGAGGTGACATGATTAAGAAGATTCAGGGTGAATCTGGTTGCAAATTGCAATTTATTCAGGGACGAGGGGATGGACCTGGAGACCGTCGTTGCATTGTGCAAGGCGCAAGAGCACAGGTTGAGGAAGGAAAACGGATGATTGAGGAGCTGATCGAAAGTGTTCAGCGACGGGAACTTGGAGGTGGTGGTAGAGGCGGAGGCCGAGGTGGCGATGATCGCGGAGACCGAGGGGATCGGCCTCATCGTGGTCGTGAGGGTCATGACAATGGAAACGGTGGCCAGTACGGTGGAGGTAGTGATTACAGTGGACCACAGGTGACCCGTGAAGAATATACATTCACCGTTCCCGTTAATAAATGCGGT ATCATAATTGGCCGTGGTGGAGACACTATAAAGCAAATCAACCAACAGTCGGGAGCGCACACTGAAATGGACCGCAAGGCTTCCGCAAACCAAACAGCTGAAAAGACATTTACCACTAAAGGCGAACCTCACCAGATTGAGGAAGCCAAGCGATTGATTCAAGACAAAATAAACATGGAAATCAACTTGGTATACGTTGGTTCGTCCACAGCCCCTGCACAACAATTCCAGAACAACGGTCAAAATGCGTACGGTGGTCAGAGCTGGGGCGGCTATCAGCAGCCGTCTTGGGATCAGCCCCAACAGGTGCAAGCAAGCGCAGCTTCGGCCGCAGTTgctcaacaacagcagcagcaacaacaagcgGCAGGACAAGCAGACTACTCCCAACAATGGATTGAATATTATCG AGAAGGATCCACTAATCGGTCTGATCAATCCTCTTCCTCCAGGCAAATGGGAATGCATCGCGAGGCAGAAATGATCGAACAACAAGTGAAAGCACGGCAAGCCGCTGCCCAGCAGGGTGCGGCACCATCTCCCGCGGTCCAGACGACACAAG CTAATCAAACTGTACAAGGTCAATCAGTTGTGACAACGAGCAACGCCGGAGCGCAACAATCGGGTGGAGGTGGAGGCCAGGCGGATTACAGCGCGGAATGGGCCGAATACTACCGAAGGCTCGGTAGAATTGAGGAAGCCGAAGCGATCGAGAAACAAATCGCTAGTAATAAG CAGGCTATACAGACACCTGGAGGTGCAGGAGGACAACCTGGAGGCGCCGCTGGGCAACAGTTTGGTGCAGCCGGAGGAGCTCCAGGCGGTGCCGGAGCTAACCCACAACAGATGGCGGCGCAGCAGGCTGCAGCTGGTGGCTACGGTGCACAACAATACCAGCAATACTACGCTGGGGCAGCTGCTGCCGGTGGACAACCTGGTGGGTATCAAGGCTACCCATACGGAGGCGGATATCCAGGACAACAGGGCGGGCAACCAGGTCAGCCGCAAGCTGGCCAGGGACAGGACAAAAATTAA